A stretch of DNA from Candidatus Methylomirabilota bacterium:
TCAACGGTCTGACGCGCGGCGCCGTCTTCGCCCTCGTCGCCCTCGGCTACACGATGGTTTATGGGATCATCGAGCTGATCAACTTTGCCCACGGTGACGTGTTCATGCTCGGCCTGTTCATCTCACTCACCTATTTCAGCCTGATCGGGATGGCGAAGACCCTCTACGGCTGGCACCTCGTGACGATCCTGCCGCTCGTCTTTCTCGCGACCATGCTCACGACCGCCCTCATCAACGTCATCATCGACCGCCTCGCCTACCGCCCGCTCCGTCACGCCGGGCGCCTTTCGCCGCTGATCACCGCCATCGGCGTCTCCTTCATGTTGGAGAACATCGCGCTGCTGTGGGTCGGCCCGGCGCCGGTCTCGTACCCCGAGATCTTTCCCTCGGTGGACATCCTGTACGAGTGGTTCGGCTGGAACTCGAAGATCTTCATCACCAGCAAGGACCTGCTCGTGCTCGGGCTGACGGTTCCGCTCATGGTCGCGCTCCAGCGCTTCATCAGCGTGACGACCTGGGGCAAGGCCATGCGCGCGACCGCCCAGGACCGGGAGACCGCCGCCGCGATGGGGATCAACGTCGAGAGGACGATCATTCTCACCTTCTTCATCGGCGGGG
This window harbors:
- a CDS encoding branched-chain amino acid ABC transporter permease, with product NGLTRGAVFALVALGYTMVYGIIELINFAHGDVFMLGLFISLTYFSLIGMAKTLYGWHLVTILPLVFLATMLTTALINVIIDRLAYRPLRHAGRLSPLITAIGVSFMLENIALLWVGPAPVSYPEIFPSVDILYEWFGWNSKIFITSKDLLVLGLTVPLMVALQRFISVTTWGKAMRATAQDRETAAAMGINVERTIILTFFIGGALAGAAGVIQGMYYNMGQWWVGYQAGLRAFTAAVLGGIGNMPGAALGGLVIGFLSAWSDQYISARWTNAVVFSILILVLVFRPHGLLGERTPERL